A section of the Hevea brasiliensis isolate MT/VB/25A 57/8 chromosome 17, ASM3005281v1, whole genome shotgun sequence genome encodes:
- the LOC110661784 gene encoding uncharacterized protein LOC110661784 codes for MGNVTSNVAAKFAFFPPDPPTYDVCREEDGRLVLPRVSADKNIDVHLLETKGGNKIVATFWKHPFARFTLLYSHGNAADLGQMHELFIELRAHLRVNIMSYDYSGYGASSGKPSEFNTYCDIEAVYNCLKKDYEVKQEDLILYGQSVGSGPTLHLASRLQRLRGVVLHSAILSGIRVLYPVKMTFWFDIYKNIDKIRLVNCPVLVIHGTNDDIVDWSHGKRLWELAKEKYDPLWVKGGGHCNLETYPEYIKHLRKFMNAMEKISIAKPAKQLTSNPSIDIKQNKCLRWKKAATQE; via the exons ATGGGAAATGTAACGTCTAATGTGGCAGCGAAATTCGCCTTCTTTCCCCCAGACCCACCAACCTACGATGTATGTAGAGAGGAAGATGGGAGGCTGGTGTTGCCGAGGGTCTCAGCTGACAAGAACATTGACGTACATTTGTTGGAAACCAAAGGCGGGAACAAGATTGTGGCCACGTTTTGGAAACACCCTTTTGCCAGGTTCACCCTCTTGTACTCCCATGGAAACGCTGCTGACCTTGGCCAAATGCATGAGCTCTTCATTGAGCTCAGAGCTCATTTGAGGGTCAATATTatgag CTATGATTATTCAGGATATGGGGCATCTTCTGGCAAG CCATCTGAATTCAACACGTACTGTGACATAGAGGCTGTGTACAATTGTTTGAAGAAGGATTATGAAGTTAAGCAAGAAGATTTGATCTTGTATGGCCAATCTGTTGGAAGTGGACCTACTCTGCATTTAGCTTCTCGTTTACAGAGGTTGAGAGGAGTTGTTCTTCACAGTGCGATCCTTTCAGGCATACGGGTCTTGTATCCTGTGAAGATGACGTTTTGGTTTGACATTTACAAG AATATAGACAAAATACGGCTTGTCAATTGTCCAGTTCTGGTTATACAT GGAACAAATGATGACATTGTTGATTGGTCTCATGGGAAGCGCCTATGGGAACTTGCCAAGGAAAAGTACGACCCTTTATGGGTCAAAGGTGGTGGCCATTGCAACCTTGAAACTTATCCCGAGTATATCAAGCACTTGCGGAAGTTCATGAATGCAATGGAGAAAATATCCATTGCGAAACCAGCAAAGCAGCTCACTTCTAATCCAAGCATTGACATAAAACAGAACAAGTGCTTAAGATGGAAAAAGGCAGCAACTCAAGAGTAG